A genomic region of Metopolophium dirhodum isolate CAU chromosome 1, ASM1992520v1, whole genome shotgun sequence contains the following coding sequences:
- the LOC132939743 gene encoding tigger transposable element-derived protein 3-like — protein MSANLTRRALSLSDKLDILRKYNQFPKMGQRDAAVRLNILQSVLGRILKNRKDIECEALQNESQSRKRKRCEKDNTVESALKEWFVKVRNEDARVSGPLLRQKAEELAEKNGEG, from the coding sequence ATGAGTGCTAATCTAACGCGACGTGCTCTTAGTTTGAGTGACAAACTagacattttaagaaaatataatcaatttccAAAGATGGGACAACGTGATGCAGCAGTTAGGCTGAACATTTTACAATCGGTATTGGGTAGAATATTGAAGAATAGGAAAGACATTGAATGTGAAGCATTACAAAATGAGTCGCAGAGTCGAAAAAGGAAAAGATGTGAAAAGGATAATACTGTTGAAAGTGCATTGAAAGAATGGTTCGTAAAAGTTAGAAATGAAGATGCTCGCGTGTCAGGTCCTTTGCTTCGCCAAAAAGCTGAAGAATTAGCAGAAAAAAATGGGGAAGGTTGA
- the LOC132939748 gene encoding tigger transposable element-derived protein 6-like, whose translation MHGEQGDADFTDAHFWLENEWPSLISEFSPSNVYNADETGLYFRALPEHTYVLQNDKAKGTKSCKERITILCFASMTGEKKKLIVVGKSKQPCCFKGVKALPVDYTANKNAWMTQEIFSQWLIKWDNELDRKIVLLVDNCTAHNVSLNLKNIKLTFLPANTTSLIQPCDQGIIRTLKAYYRLKMRKRANINDLSKKINILEALHFVNEAWNNISDVTIRNCFRHGGFIKTEEEEEEEDDPGKDLADKTYEDWMDIDRDLQTSEEVF comes from the exons atgcACGGAGAACAAGGTGACGCAGATTTTACGGATGCACATTTTTGGCTAGAAAATGAATGGCCTTCACTCATCTCCGAATTTTCACCCTCTAATGTGTATAATGCTGATGAGACTGGCCTGTACTTTAGAGCACTACCTGAGCATACTTATGTTCTTCAAAATGACAAAGCAAAGGGAACAAAATCTTGTAAAGAACGAATAACGATCTTGTGTTTTGCCAGTATGACGGGAGAAAAAAAGAAACTGATTGTTGTCGGGAAGAGTAAGCAACCTTGTTGTTTCAAAGGAGTTAAAGCTTTACCTGTTGATTATACAGCGAATAAAAATGCATGGATGACTCAAGAAATCTTTAGCCAGTGGTTGATCAAATGGGATAATGAACTAGACAGAAAAATTGTACTTTTAGTAGACAACTGCACAGCTCACAATGTAAgtttaaacttgaaaaatataaaactgacaTTTTTACCGGCTAATACCACATCACTTATTCAGCCTTGTGATCAAGGAATTATTCGTACACTTAAAGCTTACTATAGATTAAAAATGAGAAAAAGG GCTAATATTAATGACCTTTCCAAGAAAATCAACATTCTCGAGGCCTTACACTTTGTCAACGAAGCGTGGAATAATATTAGTGATGTGACTATTCGAAATTGTTTTCGTCACGGAGGCTTCATCAAAACTGAGGAAgaggaagaagaagaagatgacCCTGGTAAAGACCTCGCTGACAAAACATATGAGGATTGGATGGATATAGATCGTGATCTCCAAACTTCTGAAGAGGTATTCTGA